In a single window of the Planctomycetia bacterium genome:
- a CDS encoding glycosyltransferase family 39 protein, which yields MSECVKIPAASGDPSAGPLRRRRTLLCLALLLTAYAVGLCRQIDEPWIRIHDWNGAFYSQLARNALRYPFDIHHGMPLVAVGENAAPQDRSIYATHPAGLVWVIAAAFKLFGESEFAARLTAIAASLLSLALLFDLVRRWMGLPMALLAGFAYAIMPLNVFFGRMVNHEPFCMAAMLFALWCWQFLEAPPTPRTHRLSHLAGFALAIFVCAAIDWPGFLFAALFSLYAAYAWRRNRISGGLCAFVWATTIFSCAAVTLHIVYAGLDGSWHSLWSIFTARTGSGADDRIIIGNAWNHTIDNTSLVTIVFALIGLLGLCSRRFRHFVPIYRLPAAMVLLATGVLWVALFWRQYRVHHYWLFYLGPSLALFTAIGICLLRQITVRLGRIASDGSLVISLLLLILGSHRQCDAFFDSLMIPPEYIAAWKDLNRATPMNDRIQLSRTPFRTEKFGDYEFRNITPPQMAWYLDRPFEVAPPGSQPAQ from the coding sequence GTGAGTGAGTGTGTAAAGATTCCCGCAGCCTCAGGTGATCCGTCGGCAGGGCCGCTGCGCCGCCGCCGAACCCTCCTGTGCCTGGCGCTGCTTCTGACGGCCTATGCCGTCGGTCTCTGCCGGCAGATTGACGAGCCCTGGATTCGCATTCACGACTGGAACGGCGCTTTTTATTCGCAGCTCGCCCGCAACGCCCTGCGATATCCCTTCGACATCCATCACGGCATGCCCCTCGTCGCCGTCGGCGAAAACGCCGCTCCGCAGGATCGCAGCATCTACGCCACCCATCCCGCCGGACTCGTCTGGGTCATCGCCGCGGCATTCAAATTGTTCGGAGAAAGCGAATTCGCCGCGCGCCTAACGGCCATCGCCGCCTCGCTTCTCTCCCTGGCGCTCCTGTTCGATCTGGTTCGCCGATGGATGGGATTGCCGATGGCCCTGCTGGCCGGCTTTGCCTACGCGATCATGCCGCTCAACGTGTTCTTCGGCAGGATGGTCAATCACGAGCCATTCTGCATGGCCGCGATGCTCTTCGCCCTGTGGTGTTGGCAATTCTTGGAGGCGCCGCCCACTCCCCGCACGCACCGTCTCTCACACCTGGCAGGCTTCGCGCTGGCGATCTTCGTTTGCGCCGCGATCGACTGGCCCGGCTTTCTCTTCGCAGCCTTATTCAGCCTCTACGCTGCTTACGCATGGCGACGCAATCGCATCAGCGGCGGACTGTGCGCATTTGTCTGGGCCACGACGATCTTCTCCTGCGCGGCGGTCACCCTTCACATCGTGTACGCGGGCCTCGACGGATCTTGGCACAGCCTTTGGTCCATTTTCACCGCCCGCACCGGCAGCGGCGCCGACGACCGAATCATCATCGGCAATGCCTGGAACCACACCATCGACAACACATCTCTCGTAACGATTGTCTTTGCGCTGATCGGCCTATTAGGCCTGTGCAGCCGACGATTCCGACATTTTGTGCCCATCTACAGGCTGCCCGCGGCGATGGTGCTCCTGGCCACCGGTGTCCTGTGGGTCGCCCTCTTCTGGCGGCAGTACCGCGTGCATCACTATTGGCTCTTTTATCTTGGCCCCAGCCTGGCGCTGTTCACCGCGATCGGGATATGCCTGCTGAGGCAGATCACTGTCCGCCTGGGACGGATCGCCTCCGACGGCTCACTCGTCATTTCCCTGCTCTTGTTAATACTGGGATCACACCGGCAATGCGATGCATTCTTCGACAGCCTGATGATCCCGCCCGAATACATCGCAGCCTGGAAAGACCTGAACCGCGCGACGCCCATGAACGACCGCATCCAATTATCGCGGACCCCATTTAGAACGGAGAAGTTCGGCGATTACGAGTTTCGAAACATCACGCCTCCCCAAATGGCTTGGTATCTCGATCGGCCCTTTGAAGTCGCGCCCCCAGGCTCACAACCGGCGCAGTAG
- the maf gene encoding septum formation protein Maf produces MATIRQPDRLVLASTSPRRAELMREAGYQFRVVPPPFAEPEEKHPHVDPANYAESLAYFKARSIADTNFADTILAADTIAVMDDEIFGKPEGREDARRILCRLSGSSHRVITGVVLMHPETDARQMGHSISVIRMRKLSTEDIESYLDTGAWEGKAGAYGIQDHGDAFVERYEGSFSNIVGLPMELVKDMFDKWV; encoded by the coding sequence ATGGCTACCATCCGGCAACCCGACCGCCTCGTTCTCGCCTCGACCAGCCCGCGGCGCGCGGAGTTAATGCGCGAGGCTGGGTACCAGTTTCGGGTGGTGCCCCCGCCCTTTGCCGAGCCGGAAGAAAAGCACCCTCACGTGGACCCGGCGAACTATGCCGAGTCGCTGGCATACTTTAAGGCCCGAAGCATCGCGGACACGAATTTCGCCGACACGATCCTTGCCGCCGACACGATCGCGGTGATGGATGACGAGATCTTCGGCAAGCCGGAGGGTCGCGAGGATGCGCGGCGCATCCTTTGCAGGCTGTCGGGTTCAAGCCATCGGGTGATTACAGGGGTCGTGCTGATGCATCCGGAGACGGACGCGCGGCAGATGGGTCATTCGATCAGCGTCATCCGCATGCGCAAGCTATCGACGGAGGATATTGAATCCTATCTGGACACCGGTGCATGGGAGGGAAAGGCGGGGGCGTACGGCATTCAGGACCACGGCGATGCATTCGTCGAGCGATACGAGGGGAGCTTCTCCAACATTGTCGGACTGCCGATGGAACTGGTGAAGGACATGTTCGATAAGTGGGTGTGA
- a CDS encoding translation initiation factor IF-3: MSNLRCNEQIRLSPVRVIDENGTMLGVVSTSDAMQRARDVGMDLVEISPNERPPVCKIMDYGKHKYLQSKKHKQKHHEQKLKEVRIRPKTDPHDRNIKMAHARGFLEQGDKVLFTMLFRGRERFHQDIGDESFNDIITNLVDIAKVEQPPKTFGRRMTMVLVPLKVPAPGKPKPPGGAKAAKAPKAKPPQAAPAPEADAATGETASQTDEAASPAS; encoded by the coding sequence ATTAGCAACCTAAGATGCAACGAACAGATCCGCTTGTCGCCGGTGCGGGTCATTGACGAGAACGGCACCATGCTGGGAGTCGTCTCGACGTCGGATGCCATGCAGCGCGCTCGAGACGTTGGCATGGACCTCGTGGAGATTTCTCCCAACGAGCGGCCTCCCGTCTGCAAGATCATGGACTACGGGAAGCACAAGTACCTCCAGTCCAAAAAGCACAAGCAGAAGCACCACGAGCAGAAGCTCAAGGAAGTCCGTATCCGTCCGAAGACAGACCCGCACGATCGCAACATCAAGATGGCCCATGCCCGGGGATTTCTGGAGCAAGGGGACAAGGTGCTCTTCACCATGCTGTTTCGCGGTCGCGAGCGGTTCCACCAGGATATCGGGGACGAGAGTTTCAACGATATCATCACCAACCTCGTGGACATTGCGAAGGTTGAGCAGCCTCCCAAGACGTTCGGACGGCGCATGACGATGGTGCTTGTGCCGCTGAAGGTGCCCGCGCCCGGAAAGCCCAAGCCCCCGGGTGGTGCTAAGGCCGCCAAGGCGCCCAAGGCGAAACCTCCCCAGGCGGCTCCGGCTCCGGAGGCTGATGCCGCGACAGGTGAGACCGCCAGCCAGACTGATGAGGCCGCGTCCCCGGCATCGTAA